In Bradyrhizobium sp. 170, the DNA window CAAGCCGTCGCGCATTCTCGATCACGCCTTCGGCCGCCATTAACAGTGCGGTGCCGCCCTGGTGCATCGACCGCGCCCCGCCATGCCCGCCGCCAGCGTCGAGATCATCCGTATCGCCCTGCCGAAACCGGAAGCGCGCGAGCGACAGGCCAAACGCATCGGCCGCGATCTGGGCAAATGTCGTCTCGTGGCCCTGACCGTTGGAATGCGTGCCGACCATCAGGTCGATCCGGCCATCATCACCGACGCGGACTTCCGCCACTTCATTGGGCTGGCCACGCGACGTTTCGAGAAAGCAGGCGTAGCCCAGGCCGCGCAGCCTGCCCCGCTTGCGCGAGCTTCGCCGGCGTGCATCGAATCCTGCGGAAGCCTTGACCGCGTGATCGATCGCGTGCGCAAAGCTGCCCTGCTCGACCGTAAGCCCCATCGCGCTTGCATGGGGAAAGCGGCGAAAGATGTTCTTGCGCCGCAGCTTCAGCGCATCCATCCCGAGCTGCTGGGCTGCGATGTCGATGCAGCGCTCGATCAGATAATTCGCCTCGGGCTTGCCGGCGCCGCGATAGGCGTCGACCGGCGTCGTGTTGGTGAACACGCCGCTGGTCTGAAAGGCGATCAGCGGAATGTCGTAGACACCGCCCATCGCGCTGGCCATCGCCATGGTCGGCACGGCCGGCGCCACCGTTGAGACATAGGCGCCCAGATTGGCGAGGACTTTGGTGTCGAGCGCGAGGAAGCGGCCATCCCGGTCGAGCGCAAGGCGGGCCCGGATGAGGCTGTCACGGCCATGCGCGGAGCCGGTAAAATCCTCGCTGCGATCCCCGATCCAGGTGACCGGGCGGCCGAGGCGGCGCGCTGCCCACAGCACCAGCACCCATTCCGGATAGAGAACGTTCTTCATTCCGAAGCCACCACCGACGTCGGGAATGCTGACGCGAAGTTTTTCTCTGCCGATGCGAAAGACACCGTCGGCGAGCAGGTCGCGGATCGCGTGCGCGCCGGCGGCCGAGGCGGTCAGATGCAGGCGGCCGCTCGCGGCATCGAACTCCCCCAGCGCACCGCGCGTCTCCATCGGCGCGGCGACGACGCGGTTGTTGACCAGTTCGCATTCCACGACATGGGCGGCATCGCGGATCGCAGCTTCCACAGGGCCGATTTCGCCGCGGTTGAACTGGAACGCGATATTGCCCCGCGCCTCCGGCCAGATCGACGGCGCTTCCGGCAGAACGGCATCCGCGATCGAGACCACCGGCGGCAGCGGCGCATAGTCGACCATGATGGCCTCGGCGGCGTCGCGCGCGGCTTCGGCGCTTTCCGCAACCACGAACGCGACCGGCTCGCCGACATAGCGAACGACGTCGCGCGCCAGCGCGTGACAGGGCGGCACCACGAGCGGCGTGGTCATCGGGATATGGGTCACCGCGCACGGCAGCGGGCCAATATCGTCGGCAGCCAATTCTTGTCCAGTGAGCACAGCCGCAACGCCGGGCATCTTGCGTGCTGCATCGACGCTGATCGCGGCGATGCGCGCATGCGCTTGTGGCGAGCGAACGACGACGCCATGAAGCGCGTTTGGCGCCACGAGATCGGCGACGTAGCGCCCGCGCCCCCGCACGAAGCGCTCGTCTTCAAGGCGGTCGATGCTGCGCCCCAATAGCGGCTCGGTCATGTGTAGATGTATGAAACCAGGGGGCCTCAAACGCAAGCAGCGCCATAGTCAAGGCCGGACGGACGGACGACCGCAGGCCGGCTCACCATATCGGCCTCTGACGACAAAAGCCCCGCGAATGCGGGGCTTCTGTTCGCCACCCTCCGTCGGGCCGGGAGTTTTATTCCCTACGCCGTGGCGGAATGCGCGGCGCCTTGCAGCTTGCGCTTGCGCCAGATCGATCCCGCGACAAGCACCACGATGATGCCGAGGATGCCGAGGATCACCTCGCCGCCATGCCCGCCATTGGCGAACTGCGGCGCCATGCCGAGCGATTTGAGCAGTCCATCGAGGCCGACACCGACCGGGCCGTTGAAGAACGCGTGCAGCGACGGCTGCACCACGGGGTCGGTCGCCATCACCTCGCCGGCGATCCAGCCGAGCAAGCCCGCGCCGGCCCACACCAGTGCCGGAAGGCGCGTCAGCAACGCCATGATCAGCGCCGCTCCGGCGACGATCAGGGGAACGCTGATGGCAAGCCCGATGACAAGCAGGGGAATGCTGCCATTGGCGGCCGCGGCAACCGCGATGACGTTGTCGAGGCTCATCACGATGTCGGCGATCGCCACGATCTGCACGGCCGCCCACAGATGCGCAGCCGCGTCCACGTCGCCTTCGCCCTCGTGTTCCGGCACCAGCAACTTTGCCGCGATCACGAGCAGCGCCAATCCGCCGACCAGCTTGAGGAACGGCAGCCCCATCAACGTCACGACGATGCCGGTGAAGATGATGCGCAGCAAAACGGCGACGCCGGCGCCAAGGATCATGCCCCAGAACCGCTGGCGCGGCGGCAGCCCGCGGCACGCCATCGCGATGACAAGCGCGTTGTCACCCGACAGCAGGATGTTGATCCACATGATCTTGCCGAGCGCGACCCAGAAAGCGGGTTGCTGCATCTCGGCCTGGAACTGGGTGAAGAACGCCGAGATCGTCGCAGGATCGAAAATTTGCCACATCCAGTTCACAGCGTCTCCCCCTCGGCTCTTTCAGCCGTTGCGCGCGGCGACTATCGCCGCTGTCCTAGTAAATCAACCTACGATTTCGTTGCCCGAAAAGAACTGCGCGATTTCGATCGCGGCGGTCTCCGGTGCGTCCGAACCGTGCACCGAGTTCTCGCCGATCGACTTTGCATGGACCTTGCGGATCGTGCCGTCCGCCGCCTTCGACGGATCGGTCGCGCCCATCACGTCGCGGTATTTCAGAACTGCGCCCTCGCCTTCCAGCACCTGCACCACGACCGGCCCCGAGGTCATGAAGTCGACCAGTTCACCGAAGAACGGGCGCGCCTTGTGAACGGCGTAGAAGGTCTCAGCCTGTTCGCGGGTCATGCGAATGCGCTTCTGGGCCACGACACGGAGCCCGGCCTTCTCGATCAGCGCGTTGACGGCGCCAGTCAGATTGCGCTCGGTCGCGTCCGGTTTGATGATCGAGAAAGTGCGTTCAATCGCCATTGTGCTTACGTCCTTGCAAAACGCTGGTTGGAGAGTTGCGGGGCTTATATCGGCGCCATCTCGCCACGGCAAGCGACCCGGTGACGCGCCCCTGCCACCCCTTTTTGGCGTGTTTTCGCGCCGCGCACGCGTCGCGGGGGCGAAGATTACAGCAATTTCACGGAGGTGAACCCTGTCTGAAGCCGCCGTGCCGTCTTCATTCAGCTTCGCGGCCGTAGACTTACGGACGATCGAACGCAGGGCACGTGCATCCGCCGGCCCTAGGGCGTCACGGGACCCGATCTCACTGATGGTGCCAACTGGCGCCGAAACTTTGAGGAGACGATCATGTTACGCAAACTCTCGCTCGTTGCAGCGGCCGCGGCTTCGCTGGGTGCAGCCGCGCTGGCGCCGACATCGGCCTCGGCCGGCGGCTGGCACCATGGCGGCTGGCATCGTCATCATCACGGCTGGGGTGGTCCCCGCGTCTTCATCGGCGGCCCGGCCTATTATGCCGGCGGATATGGCGGTTGCTACGCGCGGCGCCTGGTTCCGACCCCCTGGGGTCCGCGCTGGCGGTTGGTGAACCGCTGCTACTGAGCTGATTCGAGCTTCCCCCTGAGACTGACGCCCCGGCCGCCGCGCCGGGGCTTTTTTTGGGCTGTGGAACCGGATTGCCGAAGGTACTTCGACTACTTGCACGCGAACGCATGTCGCCATGCCCGGAAACCAATTTCGACGTTGTGACTTGACCCATCGATAATAACCAAGCCTTGCGACTGCTGCGAGGTGGAACTCGTAGAGACGCTCATGAATGGCCGAATCAACAACGATTTAGAACATATCGATCACAAGACATGCGTGTCGATCTGCGACGCCATCGGCGAACGGCTGCAGCGCAGCCTGTGCCCCGAAACCGAGCTGTCCCCGCGTTTGCGCGAGCTCCTCGATGAGCTGCGCCGCCGCGACAACGAGTTGCATTGAGCGCCACCGGATGTCGGCTTCTGCTGATAGATTTTGCCGATACGCCGATAGATTTTACCAATAATGAGTTGCGTTTGGGGTTGCGTTTGCCGGGCGCTCCGGTGACAACGCCGCATGCTCTCAATAACGGATATTTCGGTCCGCATCGCCGGACGGCTTTTGATCGAGGACAGCACCGTGCAGATCGTGCCCGGCGCGCGCGTCGGGTTCGTCGGCCGCAACGGTGTCGGCAAATCGACGCTGTTTCATGCGATCCGCGGCGACCTGCCGACCGAAGCCGGCAGCATTACTCTACCGCCGCGCTGGCGCATCGGTAGCCTGGCGCAAGAAGCGCCGGACGGCCCGGAAAGTCTCATCAACGTCGTGCTGAAGGCTGATCTCGAACGCCACGCGCTGCTCCATGAAGCCGAAACCGCTGACGATCCGCACCGGATCGCCGAGATCCAGACCCGTCTGGTCGACATCGACGCCCACTCCGCGCCGGCGCGTGCGGCCGCGATTCTGAGCGGCCTTGGATTTTCCACCGCCGACC includes these proteins:
- the ndk gene encoding nucleoside-diphosphate kinase, translated to MAIERTFSIIKPDATERNLTGAVNALIEKAGLRVVAQKRIRMTREQAETFYAVHKARPFFGELVDFMTSGPVVVQVLEGEGAVLKYRDVMGATDPSKAADGTIRKVHAKSIGENSVHGSDAPETAAIEIAQFFSGNEIVG
- a CDS encoding xanthine dehydrogenase family protein molybdopterin-binding subunit; this encodes MTEPLLGRSIDRLEDERFVRGRGRYVADLVAPNALHGVVVRSPQAHARIAAISVDAARKMPGVAAVLTGQELAADDIGPLPCAVTHIPMTTPLVVPPCHALARDVVRYVGEPVAFVVAESAEAARDAAEAIMVDYAPLPPVVSIADAVLPEAPSIWPEARGNIAFQFNRGEIGPVEAAIRDAAHVVECELVNNRVVAAPMETRGALGEFDAASGRLHLTASAAGAHAIRDLLADGVFRIGREKLRVSIPDVGGGFGMKNVLYPEWVLVLWAARRLGRPVTWIGDRSEDFTGSAHGRDSLIRARLALDRDGRFLALDTKVLANLGAYVSTVAPAVPTMAMASAMGGVYDIPLIAFQTSGVFTNTTPVDAYRGAGKPEANYLIERCIDIAAQQLGMDALKLRRKNIFRRFPHASAMGLTVEQGSFAHAIDHAVKASAGFDARRRSSRKRGRLRGLGYACFLETSRGQPNEVAEVRVGDDGRIDLMVGTHSNGQGHETTFAQIAADAFGLSLARFRFRQGDTDDLDAGGGHGGARSMHQGGTALLMAAEGVIENARRLAARLLQAGVDAVNYEAGMLRVAATGQEISLEEVARASYQTPGDDVAPGLAHKATHLCDRYTFPNGCHIAEVEIDPETGEVRLDRYVISDDYGRLLDPRLTLGQVHGGVVQGIGQALFEHALFDAETGQILSGSLMDYALPRADDLPAFEGSLTGDFPSRANRLGVKGSGQAGAIAAPATIMNAVMNALTPLGVRHLDMPATPSRIWHAIRAAGSRTPGLD
- a CDS encoding sulfur globule protein precursor, with translation MLRKLSLVAAAAASLGAAALAPTSASAGGWHHGGWHRHHHGWGGPRVFIGGPAYYAGGYGGCYARRLVPTPWGPRWRLVNRCY
- a CDS encoding TerC family protein gives rise to the protein MNWMWQIFDPATISAFFTQFQAEMQQPAFWVALGKIMWINILLSGDNALVIAMACRGLPPRQRFWGMILGAGVAVLLRIIFTGIVVTLMGLPFLKLVGGLALLVIAAKLLVPEHEGEGDVDAAAHLWAAVQIVAIADIVMSLDNVIAVAAAANGSIPLLVIGLAISVPLIVAGAALIMALLTRLPALVWAGAGLLGWIAGEVMATDPVVQPSLHAFFNGPVGVGLDGLLKSLGMAPQFANGGHGGEVILGILGIIVVLVAGSIWRKRKLQGAAHSATA